Proteins encoded in a region of the Tetrapisispora phaffii CBS 4417 chromosome 12, complete genome genome:
- the CDC1 gene encoding putative lipid phosphatase CDC1 (similar to Saccharomyces cerevisiae CDC1 (YDR182W); ancestral locus Anc_8.383), protein MFQRNIPKSLLPKGNKDKDKDARKLGSSNETIIDESKRTTRTQYMKGPYRYIFLLFLLWIGLIHYYERSVIKRAMKKCDWKKWEKWPKGIDSYKVSLFADPQIMDAHSYPGRPFIVNYMTKALLDNYHRKNWKYAQYYLDPDGTFFLGDLFDGGRYWDDDYWHNEYKRFNSIFPKKSFRKTVMSLPGNHDIGFGDTIIESSLERFTTYFGETSSSHDVGNHTIVLVDTISLSDTKNTNISSIPKQFLTGFAKLQHKYPRILLTHVPLWRDPETQTCGPDRESNKPFPLMKGVQYQTVIDYDISQEVLNDIQPIVLFSGDDHDYCKISHRYQANGKEKVAEEITVKSCAMNMGINRPAIQLLSLYNPSGSLREDTYQTNICYLPNPYTPLKMYSFMAILSFSALVFIHFFPKEFNNILVSRIEKTLKKEKDYLPLPVTMPSGLRTIMDGSIFLVDDNTKTMDFFFSLTILTIAVLLIFISYFTNI, encoded by the coding sequence ATGTTTCAAAGGAATATTCCCAAATCGTTATTACCAAAGGGAAACAAGGATAAGGATAAAGATGCTAGAAAATTAGGTTCGAGTAATGAGACGATAATAGATGAGAGCAAGAGGACTACCAGGACTCAATATATGAAAGGACCTTacagatatatttttttactCTTTTTGCTTTGGATTGGATTGATACACTATTATGAGAGATCTGTGATAAAGAGGGCCATGAAGAAATGTGACTGGAAGAAATGGGAAAAATGGCCAAAAGGTATTGATTCATATAAGGTGAGTTTGTTTGCTGACCCTCAAATCATGGATGCACATTCATATCCAGGAAGACCGTTTATTGTAAATTACATGACGAAAGCGTTGTTGGATAACTACCAtagaaaaaattggaaatatGCACAATATTACCTAGATCCAGATGGGACTTTCTTTCTTGGTGACTTATTTGATGGAGGCAGATATTGGGATGATGATTATTGGCATAATGAATACAAAAGATTTAATAGTATATTTCCCAAAAAGTCATTTAGGAAAACAGTGATGTCTTTACCTGGAAATCATGACATCGGGTTTGGCGATACGATTATTGAATCGAGTTTGGAAAGATTTACTACGTATTTTGGAgaaacttcttcttcacaTGATGTAGGAAACCATACTATTGTTCTGGTTGATACAATCTCACTGTCGGACactaaaaatacaaatatttctaGTATTCCTAAGCAATTCTTAACAGGCTTCGCAAAGTTACAGCACAAATACCCTagaattttattaactCACGTTCCACTTTGGAGAGATCCTGAAACGCAAACTTGTGGTCCTGACAGAGAATCTAATAAACCTTTCCCTTTGATGAAAGGTGTCCAATATCAAACTGTTATTGATTATGACATTTCTCAAGAagttttaaatgatatccaaccaattgtattattttctgGGGATGACCATGATTACTGTAAAATTTCACACAGATACCAAGCCAATGGTAAGGAAAAAGTTGCAGAAGAAATAACAGTGAAGTCATGTGCTATGAATATGGGGATTAATAGACCAGCTATTCAATTGCTTTCACTTTACAATCCAAGTGGATCACTAAGAGAGGACACCTatcaaacaaatatatGTTATTTACCTAACCCATATACACCATTGAAGATGTATAGCTTTATGGCGATATTATCCTTTTCAGCATTGgtttttattcatttttttcctAAAGAGTTCAATAACATCCTAGTATctagaattgaaaaaactCTTAAGAAGGAGAAAGATTATCTACCTTTGCCAGTGACAATGCCATCAGGACTAAGAACAATTATGGATGGTTCAATATTTCTTGTCGATGATAACACCAAAACTATGGACTTTTTCTTTAGTCTTACAATTTTAACTATTGCTGTGCTCCTAATATTTATTTCCTATTTTACCAATATATGA
- the SND1 gene encoding Snd1p (similar to Saccharomyces cerevisiae YDR186C; ancestral locus Anc_8.390) — MIKNIVQSDVSNNITDEHKLTNDDIVDHRAPSIPNSTTVSNFDNVPKHTQPKTIEKPKINITAKDSLFLLNYSNIPPSQKSNSDVSLRTDKIQSIHVDEFAAFIYIDIPIVDYYNYKMDNNHEFNGNININKIVKKVKINKIKDLIMNAVINNNKGLWDKIKETSKNKEVKVDIKIYSSGSLIYVETIKYVMETIYNNLMTPKRTDSIKLQFHVEVSTISLKWLNSFIDNQHLLGRIKFINKNPGILHHKNYNNPFKDYFILLNDRYVNYDRNNINLHNTQAYTKLESIIVITNNTGIKALLTILSDKPLVKLISQESLAYLDEFEKNNLTEKQTDDIESANTNGTTIIGSPRLRREPSSIMSLQNSMLTSNKGKSVRIRSLSINKNKLNDKNNICQMVDGVKNLNLENSSFNDPDFYSFSDSDEDNSSSDDESGDMLSIVIPTKLSRTNSEMNMHNKLYSKTANRFRSLSLIDQNHGKHNRNFGDNNNNTVLKKNNTSVNLKQYKHYPSIVSTMEPLKLVDSRNSTDSSYTTTDITDEEDIDLDEVYPVGYKSRRDSETDILTENNHSNIGNEKKFSNIYVHDGDFNDIILYPSSISKKKKRRKTLTNGIDDGTVNVNAGLIPPEFYSRISTPASSRTNSNVSITNMTYVIPQKITGVDQSNNCNDRIFEKNLIKKSFEEVRSQNSMTNLFETLIGGYNYETDNDPNHNPLALNFKSKAKRQNNFPNFSSLSSRQDDIAEADEEDMMMSGITEKINDETGYIGPEPVGSTEQRKSTVVDNTDLNNYLLGKEISNDNQIKPINKIQSTGGSLSFNLSFNRDNSGNADFKSDSSSIATQPNSGINFGLSLYDEDSDSNETITLDTLNGGSNSRQFEKVNNNANYKKVFTVDLYGDDDVGNSDAWCFGNNK, encoded by the coding sequence AtgattaaaaatattgtacAGAGTGatgtttcaaataatattaccGATGAGCACAAATTAACTAATGACGACATTGTGGACCATAGGGCACCATCGATCCCCAATAGCACTACAGTatctaattttgataatgtACCGAAACATACACAACCAAAAACAATAGAGAAGCCAAAGATTAATATCACAGCTAAAGATTccctttttttattaaattattcaaatataccCCCATCACAAAAGTCAAACTCCGATGTTTCTCTCCGAACTGATAAGATTCAATCTATTCACGTCGATGAATTCGCTGCATTCatttatattgatataCCTATTGTGGATTATTATAACTATAAAATGGATAATAACCATGAGTTTAATGGTAACATTaacataaataaaattgttaaaaaagttaaaattaataagataaaagatttaattaTGAATGCcgttataaataataataaaggGCTATGggataaaataaaagaaacatcaaaaaataaagaagtCAAAGttgatataaaaatatactcATCAGGTTCTTTGATATATGTGGAAActataaaatatgttatGGAAACCATTTATAATAATCTGATGACACCAAAGAGGACAGATAGTATTAAACTTCAGTTTCATGTCGAGGTGTCAACCATTTCTTTGAAGTGGCTGAACTCATTCATCGATAATCAGCATTTATTGGGTagaattaaatttataaataaaaatccAGGTATTTTACATCAtaaaaattacaataacCCGTTTAAAGATTATTTTATCCTATTAAACGATCGATACGTTAATTATGATCGTAACAACATAAATTTGCATAATACACAGGCATATACTAAACTGGAATCTATAATAGTCATTACTAATAATACTGGCATTAAGGCATTATTAACTATATTATCAGATAAGCCGTTAGTTAAATTGATTTCTCAGGAATCTTTAGCATATTTAGATGagtttgaaaaaaataatctaACAGAAAAACAAACAGATGATATCGAATCAGCCAACACAAATGGTACTACAATAATTGGCTCCCCTAGATTGAGAAGAGAACCATCTTCTATTATGTCTTTACAAAATTCGATGTTAACGTCAAATAAAGGGAAATCTGTACGAATAAGGTCATTATCaatcaacaaaaataaactcaatgataaaaataatatatgtCAAATGGTAGACGGTGTCAAAAATCTTAACTTAGAAAATTCGTCCTTTAATGATCCTGATTTTTATTCCTTTTCTGACTcagatgaagataataGTTCAAGCGATGACGAATCCGGAGATATGTTATCAATTGTTATACCAACAAAACTTTCTAGAACTAACTCGGAAATGAATATgcataataaattatattcaaaaactGCAAATAGATTTAGGTCATTGAGTTTAATAGATCAAAATCATGGTAAACATAATAGAAATTTTGGtgataataacaataatactgtgctgaaaaagaataataCATCCGTTAATCttaaacaatataaacACTATCCTTCGATAGTTTCTACAATGGAACCATTAAAATTAGTTGATAGTAGAAATAGTACAGATTCAAGTTATACGACAACCGATATTacagatgaagaagatataGATTTAGATGAGGTTTATCCAGTAGGCTATAAGTCAAGAAGGGATTCTGAGACCGACATATTAACTGAAAATaatcattcaaatattggaaatgaaaagaaattcagtaatatatatgtccATGATGGagattttaatgatattattttataccCATCGTCTATTAgtaagaagaaaaagagaagaaaaacGTTAACAAATGGTATTGACGACGGTACAGTTAATGTCAATGCTGGTCTAATACCTCCAGAATTTTATTCAAGGATATCTACCCCGGCCTCAAGCAGAACTAATTCAAATGTATCGATTACAAATATGACATACGTTATTCCTCAGAAAATAACAGGAGTAGATCAATCGAATAATTGCAACGATAGAATATTTGAGaagaatttaattaaaaaatctttTGAGGAAGTAAGAAGTCAGAATTCTATGACTAATTTGTTCGAAACGTTGATTGGAGGTTATAATTATGAAACGGATAATGACCCTAATCATAATCCATTAGCTTtgaattttaaatcaaaagCAAAACGTCAAAATAATTTCCCAAACTTTTCTTCTCTGTCATCTAGACAAGATGATATTGCCGAAGCGGATGAAGAGGATATGATGATGTCAGGTATAACTGAgaaaattaatgatgaGACGGGGTATATTGGACCGGAACCAGTGGGCAGTACAGAACAAAGGAAATCAACTGTAGTGGATAACACAGATCTCAATAATTATCTATTAGGGAAGGAAATCAGCAAtgataatcaaataaaacctataaataaaattcaatcaaCTGGTGGATCGTTGTCATTTAATCTATCTTTTAACAGAGATAATTCGGGCAATGCAGATTTTAAGAGCGattcttcatcaatagCGACACAACCTAATTCTGGAATTAATTTTGGATTGTCGTTATATGATGAAGATAGTGATAGTAATGAAACAATAACTTTGGATACTTTAAATGGTGGCAGCAACTCTAGGCAGTTTGAAAAggttaataataatgcaaattacaaaaaagTGTTTACAGTTGATTTGTATGGTGATGATGATGTTGGTAATTCGGATGCATGGTGCTTTGGtaataacaaataa
- the SLY1 gene encoding syntaxin-binding protein (similar to Saccharomyces cerevisiae SLY1 (YDR189W); ancestral locus Anc_8.394), whose product MSENFLVRDETSLRDLQINAIVKMLFLNNLNVNASNNGLGSGSSNTGGNLLDTIDLENSFNDSELSWKVLILDDVTMGIVSSILRVNDLLKCGVTIHYLIDQKRTPINDVPAIYFVTPTKANLDMITRDIKNDYYSDYYVNFSTNLERSLLEEFAKDVTLAGKSDKIKQVYDQYLNFIVTEPELFSLEINNTYSILNNPKSTEDVINTLCEDISNGLFNTIITSNTIPIIRAPVGGPAEIIAQKLSTKLRDYVINIKLSSNSSSSGSEDYLDRYVLVLLDRNIDFACMFSHSWIYQCMIFDVFNLSKNRVSIPINDTKQNEETENNNKTVQKMKTFDLDPNDFFWKQNSHLPFPEAAENVELELSKYKHDAEEITKKTGITDLNNLNSNSDSDTLQIQEAVKRLPELTARKSVIDNHMNIFSALLAELENKHLDSFFEIEQDPDNKNLKLKFMELLNDGKTNNLNDKLRTFVYLFLTSTNGLPNEFIKDVETYFEKNNFKIGAFKYIYKLREFMTLSQMSLQNKSLENGKPNNKDSQTSTTLSGLYNLTEGKLQGGVGSLITGIKKLLPEKKTIPITNIVEAIMDPLNSSQKNLETTDSYLYLDPRATRGSQTKKPKRQSYNKSIVFVVGGGNYLEYQNLQEWAHSELHNPKKVMYGSTAIVSPNDFLSEISTLSEN is encoded by the coding sequence atgtcagaaaattttttggttAGAGATGAAACAAGTCTAAGGGATTTGCAGATTAATGCAATTGtgaaaatgttatttttaaataatctaAATGTAAATGCCTCTAACAATGGACTGGGATCAGGTTCTTCAAACACTGGTggtaatttattagataCTATTGATTTAGAgaattcatttaatgattCGGAATTATCTTGGaaagttttaattttagatGATGTAACCATGGGTATTGTATCGTCCATTTTAAGGGTTAATGACTTGTTGAAATGTGGTGTTActattcattatttaatagaTCAGAAAAGAACCCCAATTAACGATGTGCCTGCCATTTACTTTGTGACACCAACAAAGGCTAATTTAGATATGATCACTagagatattaaaaatgattattaCTCAGATTACTATGTCAATTTTTCTACAAATTTAGAAAGATCTTTACTAGAAGAATTTGCCAAGGATGTCACATTGGCTGGAAAATCTGATAAGATTAAACAGGTTTACgatcaatatttaaattttattgttactGAACCTGAACTATTTTCTTtagaaattaataatacctattcaattttaaacaatCCAAAATCCACGGAAGATGTCATTAACACTCTATGTGAAGATATCTCCAATGGTTTATTCAACACAATCATTACCTCTAATACAATTCCAATTATTAGAGCCCCAGTAGGTGGCCCAGCAGAAATCATTGCACAAAAATTAAGTACAAAATTACGTGACTAtgttatcaatatcaaattatcatcaaattcGTCATCATCTGGTTCTGAGGATTATCTAGACAGATATGTGCTTGTGCTCTTAGATAGAAACATCGATTTCGCTTGTATGTTTAGCCATTCATGGATATATCAATGTATGATTTTTGATGTgttcaatttatcaaagAATAGAGTCTCTATCCCAATAAATGatacaaaacaaaatgaagaaacagaaaataataataaaactgtacaaaaaatgaagaCCTTCGATTTAGATCCAAATGACTTCTTTTGGAAACAAAACTCTCATTTACCTTTCCCAGAAGCTGCTGAAAATGTCGAGTtagaattatcaaaatataagcACGACGCTGAAGAAATAACTAAAAAAACAGGTATAACTGATCTAAACAACTTAAATTCAAACTCTGATAGCGATACTTTACAGATACAGGAAGCTGTCAAGAGACTACCTGAATTAACAGCCAGAAAATCAGTTATTGATAATCATATGAATATCTTCTCTGCATTATTAGCAGAATTAGAAAACAAACATTTggattcattttttgaaattgaacaaGATCCAGAcaacaaaaatttgaagttgaaatttatggaattattaaatgatgGCAAGacaaataatttgaatgataaattaagAACTTTTGTTTATCTATTTTTAACCTCAACAAATGGTCTAcctaatgaatttattaaagatgTTGAAacttattttgaaaagaataattTCAAGATAGGTGCCTtcaagtatatatataagttaaGAGAATTCATGACATTATCACAAATGTCATTACAAAACAAATCCTTGGAAAATGGTAAACCTAATAATAAAGACTCACAAACATCAACTACCCTTTCCggtttatataatttgaCTGAAGGTAAATTACAAGGTGGTGTCGGTAGTTTAATAACAggaataaaaaaactgCTAcctgaaaaaaaaacaatcCCAATTACCAACATTGTCGAAGCTATTATGGATCCATTGAATAGTTCTCAGAAGAACTTAGAAACCACCGATAGTTACTTATACCTTGATCCAAGAGCAACAAGGGGTTCTCAAACCAAAAAACCAAAGAGACAATCGTATAATAAGTCAATCGTATTTGTTGTTGGTGGTGGTAACTATTTAGAATATCAAAACTTACAAGAATGGGCGCATTCTGAATTGCATAATCCAAAGAAGGTTATGTATGGAAGTACAGCAATTGTATCTCCAAATGATTTCTTGAGTGAAATATCCACTCTATCAGAAAACTGA
- the RVB1 gene encoding RuvB family ATP-dependent DNA helicase pontin (similar to Saccharomyces cerevisiae RVB1 (YDR190C); ancestral locus Anc_8.395), with product MVEISEIKENNTTAGAKAVGSGTRTATHTHIKGLGLDDQGIAKKVEGGFVGQIEAREACGVVVDLIKAKKMSGKAILLAGGPSTGKTALALAISQELGPKVPFCPLVGSELYSVEVKKTETLMENFRRAIGLRIKETKEVYEGEVTELTPEDAENPLGGYGKTISHVIVGLKSAKGTKTLRLDPTIYESIQREKINVGDVIYIESNTGAVKRVGRSDAYATEFDLETEEYVPLPKGEVHKKKDIVQDVTLHDLDIANARPQGGQDVMSMMGQLMKPKKTEITEKLRQEVNKVVAKYIDQGVAELVPGVLFIDEVNMLDIEIFTYLNKALESEIAPIVILASNRGMTTVRGTDDIVSPHGIPPDLVDRLLIVRTLPYNREEMRTIIERRVTVESLNLQKDALDLLADMSIETSLRYVLQLLSPSGILAQTSGRDEIVVSDIEEAKLLFLDAKRSTKILESSATYL from the coding sequence atggtTGAAATAAGTGAAatcaaagaaaacaatACCACTGCCGGTGCTAAGGCTGTGGGTTCTGGCACACGTACTGCTACTCATACTCATATCAAGGGATTGGGTTTGGATGATCAAGGAATTGCCAAGAAAGTTGAAGGTGGGTTTGTCGGTCAGATTGAGGCTAGAGAGGCATGTGGTGTTGTTGTTGACTTGATTAAAGCTAAAAAGATGTCAGGTAAAGCTATTTTGCTGGCTGGTGGTCCATCAACTGGTAAAACTGCTCTTGCTTTGGCTATTTCCCAAGAGTTAGGTCCAAAGGTCCCATTTTGTCCTTTGGTTGGTAGTGAACTTTATTCCGTAGAAGTTAAGAAAACTGAAACACTTATGGAAAACTTTAGAAGAGCTATCGGTTTAAGAATTAAAGAAACCAAAGAAGTTTACGAAGGTGAAGTAACAGAATTAACTCCGGAGGATGCAGAAAACCCATTAGGTGGCTATGGTAAAACCATATCGCACGTCATTGTAGGTTTGAAGTCTGCAAAAGGTACAAAGACATTAAGATTAGACCCTACTATCTATGAAAGTATTCAACGTGAGAAAATCAATGTCGGTGATGTTATCTATATTGAATCAAATACTGGTGCTGTCAAGAGAGTCGGTAGATCAGATGCTTACGCCACCGAATTTGATTTGGAAACTGAAGAATATGTCCCATTACCAAAGGGTGAAGTCCATAAAAAAAAGGACATCGTACAAGATGTTACGTTGCATGATTTAGATATCGCTAATGCTAGACCACAAGGAGGACAGGATGTCATGTCAATGATGGGTCAACTAATGAAACCAAAGAAAACTGAAATTACCGAAAAATTGAGGCAAGAAGTCAATAAAGTGGTagcaaaatatattgaccAAGGTGTAGCAGAATTAGTACCAGGTGTATTATTCATTGATGAAGTTAACATGTTGgacattgaaattttcacctatTTGAATAAAGCTCTGGAATCAGAGATTGCCCCAATAGTCATATTAGCCTCGAACAGAGGTATGACAACGGTCCGTGGTACTGACGACATCGTATCACCACATGGTATTCCACCAGACTTAGTTGATAGACTACTGATTGTCCGTACATTGCCATATAACAGAGAGGAAATGCGTACCATTATCGAAAGAAGAGTAACGGTTGAAAGTTTGAATTTACAAAAAGATGCATTAGATCTATTAGCTGATATGTCTATAGAGACTTCCCTACGTTATGtattacaattattatCCCCAAGTGGTATATTGGCTCAAACTTCCGGCCGTGATGAAATTGTTGTCAgtgatattgaagaagctaaattattattcttagATGCTAAGAGatcaacaaaaattttagaatCAAGTGCTACTTATTTATAA
- the HST4 gene encoding NAD-dependent histone deacetylase HST4 (similar to Saccharomyces cerevisiae HST4 (YDR191W); ancestral locus Anc_8.396), with protein sequence MCGFNVNDKDVKHQQLPLTPPSTVKKESRVTKKRTEKVVPKKLVLQLTKAARKSRLKYKPALNEVFNIDEYLLKRASTSDGNVLHDDNMDDNEVFLEHVLLQSKKIVVVAGAGISVEAGIPDFRSSDGLFTMLKSKSNKIASGKELFDFNRVYSSDEMSKQFNLMIKKLHHLSKNSVPTDFHKYLNELSKSGRLLRVYTQNIDGLETRLSHLSAKIPLGFSKNDACPNIIQLHGSIHHMQCNKCRKVSGMEPTIFNVEDEETELSGKIEYVPSCKECMEFEEVRKVAGLRAQGVGKMRPRIVLYNEVHPEGDIISEVANMDMKKKPDCLIIAGTSLNIPGVKSMCKQFITKIRTSKGYVIYVNKELPSKSILDAIGGVDLIVLGDCQNIPKIFN encoded by the coding sequence ATGTGTGGTTTCAACGTGAATGACAAAGATGTAAAACATCAACAGTTGCCTTTGACTCCTCCTTCGACGGTCAAGAAGGAAAGTCGTGTTACTAAGAAGAGAACAGAGAAGGTGGTGCCTAAGAAATTGGTTTTGCAATTAACGAAAGCTGCTAGAAAATctagattgaaatataaaccTGCATTAAATGAAGTTTTCAATATCGATGAGTATTTATTGAAGAGAGCCTCTACATCTGATGGAAATGTACTTCATGATGACAATATGgatgataatgaagttTTTTTGGAACATGTGTTATTGCAAAGCAAGAAAATTGTAGTAGTGGCAGGTGCTGGTATCTCTGTTGAAGCTGGTATTCCAGATTTCAGATCAAGTGATGGTCTCTTTACGATGTTGAAGAGTAAGTCGAATAAAATAGCATCAGGTAAAGAATTGTTTGATTTTAACAGAGTGTATAGTagcgatgagatgagtaaacaatttaatttaatgattaaaaaattacatCACTTATCCAAAAATTCTGTACCAACGGATTTCCATAAATATCTAAatgaattatcaaaaagCGGCAGACTGTTAAGAGTATACACACAGAATATTGATGGGCTTGAAACTAGATTGTCTCATTTATCAGCAAAAATACCTTTAGGGTTTTCAAAGAATGATGCGTGTCCTAACATTATTCAGTTGCATGGCAGCATTCATCATATGCAATGTAATAAATGTCGTAAGGTCAGTGGAATGGAACCAACCATTTTCAACGTGGAAGATGAAGAGACTGAACTGTCCGGTAAGATAGAATATGTTCCCTCTTGCAAAGAGTGTATGGAGTTTGAAGAAGTCAGAAAAGTTGCTGGATTACGTGCTCAAGGTGTCGGTAAAATGAGACCTCGGattgtattatataatgaagTTCACCCTGAAGGAGACATAATTAGTGAAGTTGCTAATATGGATatgaaaaagaaaccagattgtttaataatagCAGGAACCAGTTTGAATATTCCTGGGGTGAAATCAATGTGCAAACAGTTCATAACGAAGATAAGAACATCAAAAGGTTACGTTATTTATGTCAACAAAGAACTACCATCCAAAAGCATTTTAGATGCCATCGGAGGGGTGGATCTAATAGTTTTAGGAGACTGTCAAAATATACccaaaatttttaactgA
- the GPN3 gene encoding putative signal sequence-binding GTPase GPN3 (similar to Saccharomyces cerevisiae YLR243W; ancestral locus Anc_8.397) has protein sequence MSRVGVLVMGPAGVGKSTFCNSIISHMQTIGRRAHIVNLDPAAEPNKYEFTVDIRDLISLDDVMEELDLGPNGALIYCFEYLMKNLDWLDEEIGDYNDEYLIFDCPGQIELYTHIPVLPNIVRHLQQQLNFSLCATYLMEAPFIIDSSKYFSGSLCAMSAMILLELPHINVLSKLDLIKDEYNRKKLKRFLNPDPMLLANEVEDVNPKFQKLTKSIANLVDDFGMVQFLPLEANNPDSIETILSYIDDVTQWAENQEQKEPNDQIDIEEM, from the coding sequence ATGTCAAGAGTCGGTGTTTTAGTTATGGGACCGGCAGGTGTTGGTAAGAGTACATTTTGTAATTCTATTATCTCGCATATGCAAACTATCGGTCGTAGAGCCCATATCGTCAATTTAGATCCTGCTGCTGAACCAAATAAGTATGAATTCACTGTTGATATTAGAGATTTGATTTCATTGGATGATGTGATGGAAGAGCTGGATTTAGGTCCTAATGGTGCCTTGATTTATTGTTTTGAGTATCTGATGAAAAATCTAGATTGGttagatgaagaaattggtGATTATAATGATGAGTACCTTATATTTGATTGCCCGGGGCAAATTGAACTATACACTCACATCCCTGTATTACCTAATATAGTGCGCCATTTACAACAACAGTTAAATTTCAGTTTATGTGCAACTTATCTAATGGAAGCCCCATTTATAATAGACAGCTCGAAATATTTTAGTGGATCTTTGTGTGCTATGTCAGCTATGATTCTATTAGAATTGCCTCATATTAATGTTCTAAGTAAACTAGATTTGATAAAAGATGAGTATAATCgtaaaaaattgaagaggTTCTTAAACCCAGATCCTATGTTGTTAGCTAATGAAGTAGAAGATGTTAATCcaaagtttcaaaaattaaccAAGAGTATTGCAAATTTAGTGGATGATTTTGGTATGGTTCAATTTCTTCCATTAGAAGCTAATAATCCAGATAGTATAGAAACCATTTTATCGTATATTGACGATGTTACACAATGGGCTGAAAATCAAGAACAAAAGGAACCAAATGATCAAATTGACATTGAAGAAATGTGA